The nucleotide sequence AATATTAAACTTAATTTACTGATAAATTTAAAGAATTATCAATGAATAAAATCtcaacaaaatacaaaataaagtgtTTACTTTAGCAAAATCCAGTCACAAGAAATAACAATGGAAGTCACACGTAAATACCACTAATTCCACAATAGCACAACAAATAGTCTTAATGCTAACTTGACTAAACAAAACACTTCCTCGTGTACTCCACTTTCATCAAGATCCTAAAATGAAGTCTATGTCATCATCTCATCCATCAACTCATTTACTATTTTTACGTGTAATACTAACAAAATAGACTAACAAACTTTGAATCAGTCCACTTAAACAACTGCCTCCGAAAACAAAATTTAGTGTGCTAGAAactcataaacttcaaattttaacttgatttttttttcgaGACAGAAAAATAAGTAGTTTCTTTGCAGATTCTCTTTTttataaacttcaaattttgaatcttaGTGACGAATATGGCTTTGTGTGTGACGGATACAGAGAGGGCTTTAGCGTGTAGAGATGGCAAAGCGGCGATGAATCTCAAACGCATTTCTATATTCGTTATCTTCTTCACTAGTGTTGTCGGTATATCGTTGCCGGTTCTTTTAGCCCGGTTATTTCAGGGAAAACCGGTTCATGATAAAGCAATTCTACTAATCAAGTGTTTCGCAGCCGGTGTAATTCTCTCTACATCGCTTGTCCACGTACTTCCTGATGCTTTCGATGCACTCTCTGATTGTCAGGTTACTTCGCGTCATCCTTGGAAGGATTTTCCTTTTTCAGGTCTGGTGACATTGATCGGGGTACTAACAGCGTTGTTAGTAGATTTGACTGCTACGTCGCATGTGGAAAATCACCAACAGGGTCATAATCGCGATGGAGGATATGCAGCAGTGGGTACGAGTGAAGAATTGGGAAGTGTGTGTAAGAAAATTGTTGATGTTGAGATTCAGCACGCGGAGCAGGAGAAAGAGGCAGAGGAATTGATGAAAATGAAGCAGAGATTGGTATCACAAGTGTTGGAAATTGGTATAATTTTTCATTCAGTTATAATTGGTGTGACTTTAGGGATGTCACAGAATCAGTGTACTATTAGACCACTTGTGGCTGCACTTTCTTTTCACCAGATATTTGAAGGAATGGGTCTTGGAGGTTGCATTGCACaggtaatttgtttatttttattcaagGTAAGTCGTGGTTTGGGGTCTATTTGAAAAGGTCTAAAGGTTGAAGATCTCATATATGGGATTATATtaatatgttattgttattgttgttagaAGCCTTTAGGTAACTGGTTAGGTCGTTGTTATCATATAACCAAGAAGTCATGGATTTAAATGGTGAAAACAGTCTTTTATAGATTCTTGTGATTCGATCCTTCTTTAAACTCCGCGTTAGTGAGAGCTAAGTTTTGTCTGTTATATAGTAATACTTATTGCTTCGAATTTAATatttcctccgtttaaaaaagaatgacctactttgacttggcagaaagtttaagaaaataaaagagttttGAATCCTGTGCCCTTagattaaagttgtgtcaaatgtatcaaaatgttctttaatATTGTGACCTTAAGCATGccacgtggaaagttaaaattaaaatattaccaaaaagaaaaagaggtcattcttttttaaattaaaatattgccaAAAAATAAAgggggtcatttttttttaaatgaattaaaaaaaaaagtaggtcaAGGGagtaaaaaaatttcatgagTATCAAGCAATATTACTAAATGTCGATAATTTAATGCTCCAATAAACAGTTAGGTTTGTTTTTTCTGAAGATTCATCTATATGAAGAGTGAGTATGACttttaatctctctctctatatcaaaaattataattatacattAGAAGGACAAAAATCTAAGCCTCGGAAATATTGCaacatatttatttcttttatttctgaATATAGTCTTGTTCTAACTTTGCTGAAGCTCCAACCTTTGAAGGAAGTGAAATAGCTTCATAAAAGATAGTATTTGCTTTAGACTCCTTTCCTAAGTTGGCTGGAAGATTTGCAGAATAATTGCCTTCTCTAAAGATATGATTGAATCTAAAGTTACCGATATTAACATGCTCTAGAATCTGCCAAAGGCTAAGTGTTTCAATAGAAGTATTGAAACCCTTAATAAAGGGTTAGCGTTTTTGGTAAAAATATGTTGATGTAAGTGTTTTTTTACGGGCGGGAATTAGACATAAATCTTAGCCTCGAAATTATTTGCCTTTTGAAGCgagtcttggagtaactggtaaagttgttgccatgatCACAAGTTCAATCCTTGAAAATAGCCTCTAACAGACATGCAGGTAAGGGTACAATTCACTGTGGTTGGGCCCTTCCCCAGACCGTGCGAGTAACGGAAACTTTAGTGCATCGAACtgccttttttttatatttatatttatttcctttagttctcaatctgaaatttgaaatatcTTCTTGTTCTAACTTCAGTGAAAGCTCTAATCTTTAAACGAAGTGAAACAGCTTCATTAAAGATAGTATTTGCTTTGGATTCTTTCCTAAGTTCGCAAGAAATTTGCAGAGCAATAGTATGTGATTAGCGATATTAGACTGCTGTAGAATCTTCTCAACAATACGTGTTTGAATAGAAGAGTTTAAACTGTTAATAAAGAGTTAACGTTTTTggtaaaaatatgtttttttacaGGCGGGATTTAGCTTGGGAACAACAGCCTACATGAGTTTCATGTTCTCAGTGACAACACCAATGGGTATATTATTGGGAATGATTGTTTTTTCAATAACAGGATATGATGACACAAGCCCAAATGCATTAATCCTTGAAGGTTTATTGGGATCTTTATCTTCCGGTATACTCATATACATGGCCTTAGTGGATCTTATTGCTCTTGATTTCTTTCACAACAAATTGATGAGTGGCCAACCATTCTTGAAAAAAGTATCTTTTATTGCTCTTCTTCTTGGCTCTACTACTATGTCAATCCTTGCTCTTTGGGCTTGAAAATAGTACATTAATAAACTTATGTATCCTTTGATACTTGAATAGAAagtttttgtcattatttttgtCCTTGCATTTGTTGTAGACAAACATAGGTACCTGAACAACAACATATCAAGTGTAATCATACAAGTGAAGTCTGGAGAGAGCAGAGTGTACGCAGATCTATtggttgtttccgataaaccaTCGACTTAAAATAAAACATTTCCAAACAGTTTGAacaaaagaaaatgcaaaaattaAACTATGACAACAGTGAAATAATGTGATCCGAAAAAAGAGTTATCAgcatattaaataatatattgacCCACACACAAAAACAGAAAGTTTTATAGGTAGTGGGTACCATCTACATTGTTGGAATATGGTGGTAAGGTTTACCATCCACATTTATAGCTACTTGAAACTTGCTagataatatcaaataaaaacgCAGAGACTAAGTTCAATAAAAGTGGAAAAGGTTGGCTCATAGCATATTTGGCTTAACTTTTAC is from Capsicum annuum cultivar UCD-10X-F1 chromosome 5, UCD10Xv1.1, whole genome shotgun sequence and encodes:
- the LOC107871213 gene encoding zinc transporter 6, chloroplastic, with amino-acid sequence MALCVTDTERALACRDGKAAMNLKRISIFVIFFTSVVGISLPVLLARLFQGKPVHDKAILLIKCFAAGVILSTSLVHVLPDAFDALSDCQVTSRHPWKDFPFSGLVTLIGVLTALLVDLTATSHVENHQQGHNRDGGYAAVGTSEELGSVCKKIVDVEIQHAEQEKEAEELMKMKQRLVSQVLEIGIIFHSVIIGVTLGMSQNQCTIRPLVAALSFHQIFEGMGLGGCIAQAGFSLGTTAYMSFMFSVTTPMGILLGMIVFSITGYDDTSPNALILEGLLGSLSSGILIYMALVDLIALDFFHNKLMSGQPFLKKVSFIALLLGSTTMSILALWA